One Coraliomargarita parva DNA segment encodes these proteins:
- a CDS encoding glycosyltransferase family 2 protein, producing the protein MVVPLKDEAEGLKAFVATLQSQVSTAADTYECIFVDDGSQDETWRMLKELARSELRFKLLRLSRNFGKDAALKAGLDAATGRAIIVIDADFQDPPHLINEMVERWRNGAEVVTPVRRNRKRDSWCKRTSSKWFYKAFNRIADSEIPENAGDFRLFDRKILDALAACPEKNRFHKGLFNWVGYRNEYIEFDRPERAAGSSRWSYWRLWNYALDGIVGFSSAPLKISSYLGLVIAFGAFVYGLYLVVYTLLFGRDVPGYASIMVVLLFLGGLNLLAMGIIGQYLAQIFQEVKARPSYFVAEHVNVTEKSAQA; encoded by the coding sequence GTGGTAGTGCCGCTCAAGGACGAAGCCGAAGGATTGAAGGCTTTTGTCGCCACGCTTCAGTCGCAAGTCAGTACCGCGGCGGATACCTATGAGTGTATTTTTGTGGATGACGGCAGCCAGGATGAAACTTGGAGGATGCTTAAAGAGTTAGCTCGGAGCGAGTTGCGCTTCAAACTCCTCCGGCTTTCACGGAATTTTGGTAAGGATGCCGCGCTCAAAGCGGGTTTAGATGCTGCCACCGGTCGCGCGATCATTGTCATTGACGCTGATTTTCAGGATCCCCCGCACTTGATCAATGAAATGGTCGAGCGATGGCGAAACGGGGCCGAAGTGGTGACACCGGTTCGCCGTAACCGGAAGCGTGATTCCTGGTGCAAGCGAACCAGTAGCAAATGGTTTTATAAGGCTTTCAATCGGATCGCGGATTCTGAAATTCCTGAGAACGCCGGCGATTTCCGATTGTTCGACCGTAAGATTCTCGATGCGCTGGCGGCTTGTCCTGAAAAGAATCGTTTTCACAAAGGCCTGTTCAACTGGGTGGGCTACCGGAATGAATATATAGAGTTCGACCGACCTGAGCGGGCGGCGGGATCTTCCCGGTGGAGTTATTGGCGACTTTGGAATTATGCGCTCGACGGAATCGTCGGGTTTAGCTCGGCTCCGCTGAAAATATCAAGCTATCTGGGGTTGGTTATTGCGTTCGGAGCCTTTGTCTACGGACTTTATCTAGTCGTCTATACTTTGCTGTTCGGGCGGGATGTCCCGGGCTATGCTTCTATCATGGTGGTTCTGCTCTTTCTTGGCGGTCTTAATCTCCTCGCAATGGGCATTATTGGACAATACCTTGCACAGATATTTCAAGAAGTGAAAGCTAGGCCGAGTTACTTTGTCGCAGAGCATGTGAACGTTACAGAGAAGTCCGCGCAGGCATAA
- a CDS encoding PIN/TRAM domain-containing protein: MRNTILILRVFFLLLSLLGSVLMWYVVGDWPFPVVVFVGMSIAVLVILTDMLLQGFSLRGMSALTFGLAVGALIAYMLSNSPLFEPLESDEELAQLLFLSQLSLYLVCMYLASVVALRGKDEFNLVIPYIRFSPQNVEAPVVVVDTSALIDGRIAAICESRWMGHALLIPRFVLNELQMIADSSDEARKEKGRKGLTVLNRIRAMKHIDLRIHESDVPDAEAVDSKLVFLAQAMKAKLLTTDYNLAKMAEFHGVPWLNITNLVKALNQEISVGTWVSTQLVRPGKDAGQAVGYLPDGSMLVVNNARDLIGEDVRVEVDSVVPTSGGKMIFASYKPDDAQV, translated from the coding sequence ATGAGAAATACCATCCTCATTCTGCGAGTCTTCTTCCTCCTGCTAAGCCTGCTGGGGAGCGTGTTGATGTGGTATGTCGTGGGGGATTGGCCTTTTCCCGTGGTGGTGTTTGTCGGGATGAGTATTGCGGTACTTGTGATCCTGACGGATATGCTGCTGCAGGGCTTTTCACTCCGGGGTATGTCCGCGCTGACTTTCGGACTGGCAGTGGGCGCGCTGATTGCCTACATGCTCTCGAATTCGCCGCTGTTTGAGCCGCTTGAGTCGGATGAAGAACTGGCTCAGTTGCTGTTCCTCTCCCAATTAAGCCTCTACCTGGTCTGCATGTACCTGGCATCGGTTGTGGCCTTGCGTGGCAAGGACGAGTTCAACCTGGTGATTCCGTACATACGCTTCAGTCCACAGAATGTGGAGGCCCCCGTGGTGGTGGTCGATACCAGTGCCTTGATTGACGGACGGATTGCCGCCATCTGTGAGAGCCGCTGGATGGGGCATGCGCTTCTGATCCCCCGTTTCGTCCTCAACGAGTTGCAGATGATTGCGGATTCCAGTGATGAGGCCCGCAAAGAGAAGGGGCGAAAAGGACTGACTGTCCTGAACCGGATCCGGGCGATGAAGCATATCGACCTGCGCATCCATGAAAGTGATGTGCCGGACGCGGAAGCGGTCGATTCCAAGTTGGTCTTCCTGGCCCAGGCGATGAAGGCCAAACTGCTTACGACCGACTACAATCTTGCCAAAATGGCGGAATTTCACGGGGTGCCCTGGTTGAATATCACAAACCTGGTCAAGGCGTTGAATCAGGAGATTTCAGTGGGCACCTGGGTCTCGACTCAACTGGTTCGTCCGGGCAAGGATGCCGGGCAGGCTGTGGGCTATTTGCCGGACGGTTCCATGCTGGTGGTGAACAATGCACGCGACCTGATCGGGGAGGATGTCCGGGTTGAGGTGGACTCGGTTGTCCCGACTTCGGGCGGAAAGATGATATTTGCGTCCTATAAGCCGGATGACGCCCAAGTTTAA
- a CDS encoding ArnT family glycosyltransferase — translation MKWPNTIQGIQLPNRVRGGAALAVFASVGVFVAFCPDELGRWMIQHLGYYFTFAGVALIGVCLYRINPFHRLRAIRLSQWLACLAALLLGSWLLFIHGEFGNKIAMDDYILASSARNFHESKQYVVTDQVQMYESRYEPVATHVDKRPWLFPFLVSVVHDVIGFRPGNTFLVNAFFGVAFLLLVYLLGNFLAGTKAGFLAVLLWVSLPLLAQNATGGGMEMLNLFWLHLVFLCSCWYLRCPCRSREGLLSITAVLLAYARYESVLFLIPVLIVIIVGWVREKRCFLSWGSILSVAILLGALLQLKSYVGSEDGWELTRGATQAFALAYLPGNLLHALAYFYSFDDTLANSLFLSLLGVLCLIGFLVLFRSQWSRLWRTEALGAVFIVFAPFIVLNLLFLLCFHAARLDSPFVSRYALPFHALLVFSILYVWRHLGEHWPRVAFWKLAYFVLAAFLLGFTLPMNAKAVFTERNFAIREQLWLEDLSRGKIRKDSLVIDAFQIPWAYRDWFCLSPGSARSLSYYLVDMVKTGEVSGIHYVERLYLKNGNWVPDRPDDTLGPGFELELMAERSFRPFMLTRVYRVVNIGEK, via the coding sequence ATGAAGTGGCCTAATACGATACAAGGTATCCAATTGCCGAATCGCGTTCGGGGCGGTGCGGCCTTGGCAGTTTTTGCTTCTGTCGGTGTATTTGTTGCATTCTGTCCGGATGAGCTCGGACGCTGGATGATACAACATCTAGGCTATTACTTCACTTTCGCCGGCGTTGCGCTTATTGGAGTCTGTCTCTACCGGATAAATCCGTTCCACCGCTTGAGGGCGATTCGTCTGTCACAATGGCTTGCTTGCCTTGCTGCGCTTTTACTCGGAAGTTGGTTGCTCTTCATCCACGGCGAGTTCGGTAACAAGATCGCGATGGATGACTACATCCTCGCAAGCAGTGCTCGTAACTTTCACGAATCGAAGCAATATGTGGTGACGGACCAAGTCCAGATGTATGAAAGTCGATACGAACCTGTTGCGACACATGTGGACAAGCGTCCCTGGTTGTTCCCCTTTCTTGTCTCCGTGGTGCATGACGTTATTGGCTTTCGACCGGGAAACACATTTCTCGTCAATGCCTTTTTCGGTGTCGCATTTCTGTTGCTTGTTTACTTGCTAGGCAACTTTCTCGCAGGAACGAAAGCAGGTTTCCTCGCCGTGCTCTTATGGGTTTCTTTACCTCTGCTTGCTCAGAATGCGACCGGCGGAGGGATGGAGATGCTGAATCTCTTCTGGTTGCATCTGGTATTCCTCTGCTCCTGTTGGTATCTGCGATGTCCCTGTCGCAGTCGTGAAGGATTATTGAGCATAACTGCGGTTCTATTGGCGTATGCCCGTTATGAATCGGTCCTATTCCTCATTCCGGTACTAATAGTCATTATCGTCGGCTGGGTGAGAGAAAAACGGTGTTTCCTCTCCTGGGGCTCGATTTTATCTGTGGCCATCCTGCTTGGGGCACTCCTTCAGCTGAAGAGTTATGTAGGTTCCGAAGATGGGTGGGAACTCACGCGAGGGGCGACTCAAGCATTCGCCTTGGCTTACCTTCCAGGGAATCTCCTTCATGCGCTGGCCTATTTCTACAGTTTCGATGATACGCTGGCGAATTCGCTCTTCCTTAGCTTACTTGGCGTGTTGTGCCTTATCGGTTTTCTTGTCCTGTTCCGAAGTCAATGGAGTCGTCTGTGGAGGACCGAGGCATTGGGGGCCGTTTTTATTGTCTTTGCCCCTTTTATAGTCCTCAACCTGTTATTTCTACTCTGCTTCCATGCGGCCCGTTTGGACAGCCCATTCGTTTCGCGATACGCATTACCTTTCCATGCCTTGCTTGTCTTCAGTATCCTGTATGTTTGGCGGCACTTGGGGGAGCATTGGCCACGGGTTGCCTTTTGGAAGCTTGCTTACTTTGTCCTGGCTGCCTTTCTCCTCGGATTTACGCTGCCGATGAATGCAAAGGCCGTCTTTACGGAGCGCAATTTTGCCATTCGCGAACAGCTGTGGCTGGAAGACTTGAGCCGGGGAAAGATCCGGAAAGATAGTCTCGTGATTGATGCGTTTCAAATTCCTTGGGCGTATCGGGATTGGTTCTGCCTTTCTCCGGGTTCTGCGCGGAGCCTTTCTTACTATCTCGTTGATATGGTTAAAACCGGGGAGGTTTCCGGTATTCATTACGTCGAGCGTCTTTATCTTAAGAATGGAAATTGGGTCCCGGATCGACCGGATGACACCCTTGGGCCCGGGTTCGAATTGGAATTGATGGCAGAGCGTAGCTTTCGACCGTTCATGTTAACTCGTGTCTATCGAGTCGTGAATATTGGTGAGAAATAA
- a CDS encoding prephenate dehydrogenase — MFEQITILGPGLLGASLAMAVKERDLARRIVSWSRRPETRAKCLNQNWCDQVADSPEAAVKGSDCIILCTPVKTIAPLVGQIAPVLEKGALVTDVGSTKSLICRESRSLLANTGARFIGSHPMAGSEQAGMEFARGDLFEQAACLVTPLDDASETEIAKLLQFWEALGMIVSTVSPEKHDEIVAHVSHLPHFLMSSLCSYLASREPNWQNYSGGGLRDSTRIASGDPGLWQQIFTQNREEVVRALDGFERELQALKSALLNGQDLQILNTLERGKAYRDRLRQRD; from the coding sequence ATGTTTGAGCAAATCACGATCCTAGGTCCCGGCCTGCTGGGTGCCTCGTTGGCCATGGCGGTCAAGGAGCGCGACCTCGCCCGGCGCATCGTGAGCTGGTCCCGACGCCCGGAAACACGCGCCAAGTGCCTGAACCAGAACTGGTGCGACCAGGTGGCGGATTCGCCCGAAGCCGCGGTCAAGGGCAGCGATTGCATTATTCTCTGCACACCGGTCAAAACCATCGCCCCCCTCGTCGGACAGATCGCGCCGGTCCTGGAAAAGGGTGCCCTCGTCACCGATGTCGGCAGCACGAAAAGCCTGATCTGCCGCGAATCTCGCAGCCTGCTGGCCAACACCGGGGCCCGCTTCATCGGCTCCCACCCCATGGCCGGCTCCGAACAGGCCGGAATGGAATTCGCGCGCGGCGACCTGTTTGAACAGGCCGCTTGCCTAGTCACCCCGCTCGACGACGCCAGCGAGACCGAAATCGCAAAACTGCTACAGTTCTGGGAAGCGCTGGGGATGATCGTCAGTACCGTCTCCCCGGAAAAGCACGACGAAATCGTCGCGCATGTGAGCCACCTTCCCCACTTCCTCATGTCCTCCCTGTGCAGCTATCTGGCAAGCAGGGAACCGAACTGGCAGAACTACTCCGGGGGAGGCCTGCGTGACAGCACACGCATCGCATCGGGCGACCCCGGCCTCTGGCAGCAGATCTTCACCCAAAACCGGGAAGAGGTGGTACGGGCACTCGACGGCTTCGAACGCGAATTGCAAGCCCTCAAGTCCGCCCTCCTCAATGGCCAGGACCTTCAAATCCTCAATACACTCGAACGCGGAAAGGCCTACCGGGACCGGCTGCGCCAGCGCGATTAA
- the aroA gene encoding 3-phosphoshikimate 1-carboxyvinyltransferase — MQDPLPILPFTHPLDSSLPLPGSKSITNRALILAAMAQGETVLEGALFSRDTRIMLAALEQLGYSYQIDDATRSIRLQGTGGKIPKLEAELDVGNAGTAARFLTGFLALQAGGVYKLDGDPAMRERPMAGLLDALVELGAAEFTFHGQPGHFPFTMRSKGYSGGKVRVDAKASSQILSALLLAAPAGQGTVTLECPDVRPAYVAITLKMREAFGANAVEADASGCYELEPVAYSAPANRIYRIEPDVSAASYFLALTLLHGGKLHIPNLGPEPLQGDAHFVEVLAHHGLRVDASQEKWVVACPGDNDPGRGHREVDFSSISDTFLTYAAIAPLLGGSVRITGIGHTRHQETDRIAGMANELSKLGQLVKEEDDALTIAQKPNELRARAMKARNAGQLMEIDTYEDHRFAMSFAILGSYDLFGDGKPWLAIKNPECCGKTFPQFFKVLESLRND, encoded by the coding sequence GTGCAAGACCCACTACCAATCCTCCCGTTCACACATCCGCTGGACAGCAGCCTGCCTCTTCCCGGCTCGAAAAGCATCACCAACCGGGCTCTGATCCTGGCCGCAATGGCTCAAGGGGAAACCGTACTGGAAGGCGCCCTCTTCAGCCGAGACACCCGCATCATGCTGGCAGCCCTCGAACAGCTGGGCTACAGTTACCAGATTGACGATGCGACGCGCAGCATCCGTCTCCAAGGCACCGGCGGCAAGATCCCCAAGCTGGAAGCCGAACTTGACGTCGGCAATGCCGGTACCGCCGCCCGCTTCCTCACCGGATTTCTGGCCCTTCAAGCAGGCGGGGTCTACAAGCTCGACGGAGATCCCGCCATGCGGGAGCGCCCCATGGCAGGTCTGCTCGATGCCTTGGTCGAGCTCGGTGCCGCGGAATTCACCTTTCACGGCCAACCTGGGCATTTCCCCTTCACCATGCGAAGCAAGGGCTATTCGGGCGGCAAGGTCCGCGTGGATGCCAAGGCCAGCAGCCAAATCCTATCGGCCCTGCTCCTCGCCGCCCCCGCCGGGCAAGGCACGGTCACCCTGGAGTGCCCGGATGTCCGTCCCGCCTACGTCGCCATCACGCTGAAAATGCGCGAAGCGTTCGGGGCAAACGCCGTCGAAGCGGATGCCTCCGGTTGCTACGAACTGGAGCCCGTGGCCTACAGCGCGCCGGCCAACCGGATCTACCGGATCGAACCGGACGTCTCCGCCGCCAGTTATTTTCTCGCCCTCACCCTTTTACATGGAGGCAAACTCCACATCCCCAACCTCGGCCCCGAGCCACTACAGGGCGATGCCCATTTTGTCGAAGTGCTGGCCCACCACGGCCTCCGGGTCGACGCCTCCCAGGAGAAGTGGGTCGTCGCCTGCCCCGGAGACAATGATCCGGGTCGCGGGCACCGGGAAGTCGACTTCAGCTCCATCTCCGACACCTTCCTGACCTATGCCGCCATCGCACCGCTCCTCGGCGGTTCGGTCCGGATCACCGGAATCGGCCATACCCGGCACCAGGAAACGGACCGGATCGCAGGCATGGCCAATGAGCTCTCCAAACTCGGGCAACTGGTGAAGGAAGAGGACGATGCCCTGACCATCGCCCAAAAGCCCAATGAACTGCGAGCCCGTGCCATGAAAGCACGCAACGCAGGACAACTGATGGAGATCGATACCTACGAGGACCATCGCTTCGCCATGAGCTTTGCCATCCTCGGCAGCTATGACCTCTTCGGCGATGGCAAACCTTGGCTCGCCATCAAGAATCCGGAATGTTGCGGCAAAACCTTCCCGCAATTTTTCAAAGTCCTCGAATCACTCCGAAATGACTGA
- a CDS encoding tetratricopeptide repeat protein — translation MSKRCLRLGTSGVHSIRALLVYVLLLGVLLAVYWPTLEYGPVIDDPAQIEWVQGFDSYSEVFGMDATRLYRPVKNIAFYFFARDGELFDLRVASLMIFSAFGAAYYFFACRFMKPPWAFFSACLLVLHPAQVASVVFPSAINNIFSAVFIVLFCATAAEFLMGNYGYRLALPLLVVFGLLALFGYELGVVVVPLSVLLVLYHRRSAGVPRSVCLIVLSLVLLGTYLIVRGDQNAITEMAHLMIPPSASDLDLFCSAPYYTLKHLQMALIPFGHGGMLLVDDPRGSFLFELPYWIFLATLLLLALWLLERRRSRVAFGLLFFIFAMTPLSNWIPLRNGPITNYYLLLPLCGLALVTGVVFERLSVSVRPRIILLAGAVLLGVSAICGSYRASWWDSQYSLYELTVKNYPENWLAWNNWGVTLVSRGEGELALGAFKKSEELAEWYVEPFENRMWLLLLMGHRSDVVQLVEARDGKLTPGLVAALAIAYLEEKDWVRGRHWAEQVDPGRLKPNQALWLERSLTGSEAR, via the coding sequence ATGAGTAAACGATGTCTGCGACTTGGGACGAGCGGAGTCCATTCCATCCGCGCATTACTGGTTTATGTCCTGCTTCTCGGGGTACTTCTTGCCGTCTACTGGCCGACTTTGGAATATGGGCCTGTTATTGACGATCCAGCGCAGATCGAGTGGGTCCAGGGTTTTGATAGTTACTCCGAAGTCTTCGGAATGGACGCAACCCGGCTTTATAGGCCGGTCAAGAATATCGCGTTTTACTTCTTTGCACGGGATGGAGAGCTCTTCGACTTGCGAGTGGCCAGCTTGATGATCTTTTCGGCCTTTGGTGCGGCATATTATTTCTTTGCCTGTCGTTTTATGAAGCCTCCGTGGGCGTTCTTCAGTGCCTGCCTGTTGGTCTTGCATCCGGCTCAAGTCGCATCCGTGGTTTTTCCCAGTGCGATTAATAACATATTCTCAGCGGTATTCATCGTATTGTTCTGCGCGACGGCAGCGGAGTTTCTCATGGGGAACTACGGCTATCGTCTCGCGCTGCCGCTGCTCGTTGTTTTCGGGCTACTTGCGCTTTTCGGATATGAACTCGGGGTTGTGGTCGTTCCATTAAGTGTCCTTTTGGTATTGTACCATCGGCGGTCGGCAGGGGTGCCTCGGAGTGTGTGTTTGATTGTACTGTCGCTGGTTCTTTTGGGGACCTATCTGATCGTTCGGGGAGATCAAAATGCCATCACTGAGATGGCACATCTGATGATTCCACCTTCGGCGAGCGATTTGGATCTCTTTTGTTCCGCTCCGTATTATACGCTCAAGCATCTCCAAATGGCGTTGATCCCATTCGGGCATGGGGGAATGTTGCTGGTCGATGATCCAAGAGGGTCCTTTCTGTTCGAGCTGCCCTACTGGATTTTTTTAGCTACGCTTCTTCTGCTTGCACTATGGTTGCTTGAACGCCGCCGTAGCCGTGTGGCGTTCGGGCTGCTATTTTTCATTTTTGCAATGACGCCATTGTCAAACTGGATACCGTTGCGTAACGGGCCGATTACAAATTATTATCTGTTGCTTCCGCTATGTGGACTCGCGCTGGTGACTGGGGTTGTTTTCGAGCGCCTGTCCGTATCTGTCCGGCCGAGGATTATTCTGCTGGCGGGGGCTGTACTGCTGGGTGTTTCGGCCATATGCGGCAGTTATCGGGCTAGTTGGTGGGACAGCCAATATTCCCTCTACGAGCTAACGGTAAAGAACTATCCGGAAAACTGGTTGGCGTGGAATAATTGGGGTGTTACCCTAGTGAGTCGTGGAGAGGGTGAACTCGCCCTGGGTGCGTTCAAGAAAAGCGAGGAACTTGCCGAATGGTATGTTGAGCCTTTCGAGAATCGGATGTGGTTGCTGCTGCTGATGGGGCATCGTAGCGACGTGGTGCAACTGGTCGAAGCGAGGGATGGAAAACTCACACCGGGGCTGGTCGCTGCTCTGGCGATTGCATATTTGGAAGAAAAAGACTGGGTTCGAGGCCGGCATTGGGCAGAGCAGGTCGATCCGGGTCGCCTGAAGCCGAATCAAGCGCTCTGGCTTGAGCGCTCGTTGACGGGGAGTGAAGCACGTTAA
- a CDS encoding prepilin-type N-terminal cleavage/methylation domain-containing protein, which yields MQTKSKKGFTLVEIMIVVVIIGLLAAMAIPAFQKVRATSQEKTLINNLRQLASGADQYFLEWGVTAVDSVELVGTESYIKVFNPVAKSGDNYTVNIQQGSPIEASHPDGRTISIDF from the coding sequence ATGCAAACTAAGAGCAAAAAGGGTTTCACCCTCGTCGAAATTATGATCGTGGTCGTTATTATCGGCCTTCTTGCCGCTATGGCGATCCCGGCCTTCCAAAAGGTCCGTGCTACCTCTCAGGAAAAGACCCTGATCAACAACCTTCGCCAACTGGCTTCCGGTGCTGACCAGTACTTCCTCGAGTGGGGTGTCACAGCCGTTGACTCTGTCGAACTGGTTGGTACGGAAAGCTACATCAAGGTCTTCAATCCGGTTGCTAAGTCTGGTGACAACTACACTGTCAACATCCAGCAAGGCTCTCCGATCGAAGCCAGCCACCCGGACGGTCGTACTATTTCGATCGACTTCTAA
- a CDS encoding SUMF1/EgtB/PvdO family nonheme iron enzyme — MKKRILITLLVLLAAVVVIGGLGFLSMLGPRDVDYDRMGAPEIISPEVSRLENESIELEARFEEILVLRDATAEDLELLRRSLDLQREYVSLLPGSNREAVLRRDSLDKRYQNLMSVDVRAESEVLEREAEKLAAANSYDAARQKFREAYLKQKEINENFPLSSAYDISRATLLQRQARYLTAEPLLQRSMALEEEADLSIEAKNWAKAEEILQQAIQLQDQLNREYRGTNQASVSRLEGLKVKLVGIRSGQSHLEVERVSELADQRRMEGENLEAANLYEEAARLQRQLNEVYPESPYASSERVAEFQRKSQTAESYDLGLDIERNHDLLKQLLSERRTYEAAEVIVKLRQDIKQMQEVFPRSSLNDEDLQVKVRYLNLLQNDLGYIQDRVYDALLPIPNVEGWNMLRSEVPQALYALIMGNNPSRNRGDLNPVDSVSWTEAKSFCQRLSWVMGKPVRLPTENEFREALGRLRYVVLEDHVWSVSNAEGSVHEVATKQPFSSGFYDLLGNVSEWLESMDRFENEDARHIGGHVQDRLEVIFTVPIREAPRAERNRMTGFRIVVAVNEG, encoded by the coding sequence GTGAAAAAGCGCATTCTCATTACTCTCCTTGTTCTGTTGGCTGCAGTCGTTGTGATTGGTGGCCTTGGTTTCCTTTCCATGTTGGGACCACGCGATGTGGATTACGACCGGATGGGGGCGCCCGAAATCATATCGCCGGAGGTCAGCCGTCTGGAGAACGAAAGTATCGAACTGGAGGCGCGCTTCGAAGAGATTCTGGTTCTGCGCGATGCGACTGCGGAAGATCTCGAGTTGTTGCGGCGCTCGCTGGATTTGCAGCGGGAATATGTCTCGCTGCTGCCCGGTTCCAACCGTGAAGCCGTCTTGCGCCGCGATAGCCTGGATAAGCGTTACCAGAATTTGATGTCTGTGGATGTGCGTGCGGAAAGTGAGGTGCTCGAGCGTGAAGCTGAGAAACTGGCGGCCGCGAATTCCTATGACGCAGCCCGTCAGAAGTTCCGTGAAGCTTATTTGAAGCAGAAAGAAATCAATGAGAATTTCCCTTTGAGTTCCGCATACGATATCAGCCGTGCCACACTCCTGCAGCGTCAGGCCCGATATCTCACGGCCGAGCCCCTCCTGCAGCGCAGCATGGCTCTGGAGGAAGAGGCGGATCTTTCCATCGAAGCCAAGAACTGGGCCAAGGCGGAGGAGATCCTACAGCAGGCGATTCAGTTGCAGGACCAGTTGAACCGCGAATACCGCGGGACCAATCAAGCCAGTGTGTCGCGTCTGGAGGGGCTCAAGGTTAAGCTGGTGGGCATCCGTTCCGGGCAAAGCCATTTGGAGGTCGAGCGGGTTTCCGAGTTGGCGGACCAGCGCCGTATGGAGGGTGAAAACCTCGAAGCCGCCAATCTTTACGAGGAGGCCGCGCGATTGCAGCGTCAGCTCAATGAGGTCTATCCCGAAAGTCCCTATGCCAGTTCGGAGCGGGTTGCCGAGTTTCAGCGAAAGAGCCAGACCGCGGAGAGTTATGATCTGGGCTTGGATATCGAGCGCAATCACGACCTGCTGAAGCAACTCCTGTCCGAGCGCCGGACCTATGAGGCCGCCGAGGTGATTGTAAAGCTGCGTCAGGATATCAAGCAGATGCAGGAGGTCTTTCCGCGCAGTTCTCTGAATGATGAAGATCTGCAGGTGAAGGTACGTTACCTGAACTTGCTTCAAAACGACTTGGGGTACATCCAGGACCGGGTCTACGATGCGCTCTTGCCGATTCCCAATGTTGAGGGCTGGAACATGCTTCGCAGCGAAGTGCCGCAGGCCCTCTATGCCTTGATCATGGGGAACAATCCCAGCCGGAACCGGGGGGATCTGAACCCGGTGGATTCGGTCAGCTGGACGGAGGCGAAAAGCTTTTGCCAGCGGCTTTCCTGGGTCATGGGCAAGCCGGTACGCTTACCGACGGAGAATGAATTCCGCGAGGCCCTGGGGCGCTTGCGCTATGTGGTTTTGGAGGATCATGTCTGGAGCGTGTCCAATGCGGAGGGCTCCGTGCACGAAGTGGCGACCAAGCAGCCGTTTTCCAGCGGCTTTTATGACCTGCTCGGCAATGTCAGTGAGTGGCTTGAGTCGATGGATCGTTTCGAGAACGAGGATGCCCGTCATATTGGGGGGCATGTGCAGGACCGCTTGGAAGTTATCTTTACCGTTCCGATCCGGGAGGCGCCCCGCGCGGAACGGAACCGTATGACGGGCTTTCGTATCGTGGTGGCGGTCAACGAAGGTTAA